TCACGCCTTCGACGGATTGAAGAGGGTACTTAATCATCCAGTCGGTGATTTCGCGGAGTTCGGTCAGATCATAGGCGCCAGTCTCATCGACGACGCGAAAGTACATGATGATGCCTAGTCCGCTCGAAATGGGCCCGAGCTGGGGCGTCCCGAAACCATCTGGGATGGCTTCGCTGGCCTCTGGTAATCGCTCGCCTACGACCTGGCGTGCGAAGTACACATCCGTGCCATCCTCGAAATAGATGTTTACAATGGAGAGACCGAAATTTGAGACCGATCGGATTTCCTCGACATCTGGAAGACCGGACATCGCGGTTTCGACTGGGAAGGTTACATAGCGTTCGACTTCTTCTGGAGAGAGCCCTTCGGTTTCGGTGAACACCTGAACCAGCGAGGGTGAAGGATCGGGAAACGCATCAACTGGAAGCGCACGAAAGGCAAACAGCCCCCCTACGGTGAGGGTTAGGGCCGCGATGGCGGCTAGCAGCCGGCCGCCGGCAAGGCGGTGCATTAAGTTTTGCATATCTCTAACTTCCTAGTCGTCATCATCACCGAAGGAGTCTCTTTCGAGATGTGCTTTGAGCGTGAATGCACCCTCTGACACGTAGAACTCTCCTTCATCGAGGCCAGACAGGATCACGGTCTGGTTGCCGGATTCAGTTCCCGGCTCCACGGTCCGCGGCGCAAATCCGTCATCAGTTGGAACGAACAGACTCGTTCGACCCGCAACTTCAACGATGGCCGCCGATGGCACTTGGAGGCGGCTCTCGTCGGCCCCGGTTGCAATCTCAGCCGTTGCGAACTGACCGGGGCGCATCCGCCGGTCAGAATTGTCCACAACCATGCGGGCGGTCGCCATGCGCGAGGTTTCGTCTATCGTCGGCAAAACGGTCGAAATCACACCTTCTGCTAACTGAGCCCCCGTTTCTGACCGAAGGACGACGGCCATGCCGGCTTCAACGATTGCTGCGTCCTGCGTGTAGACCGCTATGTCAGCCCATAGGACGCTGTCATCAACAATGGTGAAGAGAGCTGGGGCGCTTGCGTCTTCTGCCGATACTGCTGCGCCAAGGATTGCTGTTCGGCGCGCAACCACACCGCCGATGGGAGCCCGAAGGCGGGCCTGGGCGAGTGTTAGGTCGGGCGCATCGCCGAGAGATGCGAGCTCACTGCGAGGAACGCCCACAGCAATGAGCTTGTTCTCAACGCCTTCGCGTGCGGCGCTGGCCGCGATGAGCGCAGCGCGGGCAGCCTGCAGGTCAGCCTCGGGTGTAATTCGCTCTGCAAAAAGCGTTTCCTCACGTGCCAGGGCTTGCTGGGCAAGGTTTTCGGAAGTGGCGGCTGTCAGAAACTCAGCCTTCAGGTCGGCGAGTTCACGACTGGAGAGGATTGCCAGCGATTCATTGGGAGAGACGAGATCGCCTTCGGTCGCTGTAATTTGGATGATCCGCCCGCTCACTTGCGGTGAGACTGCGGCGACGCGATCTGCATCAAACCTCAACTCGGCCGGGAGAGAGAGAAACTGTCTCAGGGGAGTACGTGTCGCGCGCGCGGTCACAATGCCAGCCTCTGACGCCACCTCCGGGCTTAACTCAACTTGGGCAGATTGTTCGCCATCATCGTGATCCACTTCCGTTGCGGAGGAACGATCCGAGTCTCGGTCCCCACCATTGCCACAAGCGGTAATGGCCAAAGTAGCGGCGATGACCGCGAATAGATGC
The window above is part of the Maricaulis maris MCS10 genome. Proteins encoded here:
- a CDS encoding efflux RND transporter periplasmic adaptor subunit; translated protein: MIGKPHLFAVIAATLAITACGNGGDRDSDRSSATEVDHDDGEQSAQVELSPEVASEAGIVTARATRTPLRQFLSLPAELRFDADRVAAVSPQVSGRIIQITATEGDLVSPNESLAILSSRELADLKAEFLTAATSENLAQQALAREETLFAERITPEADLQAARAALIAASAAREGVENKLIAVGVPRSELASLGDAPDLTLAQARLRAPIGGVVARRTAILGAAVSAEDASAPALFTIVDDSVLWADIAVYTQDAAIVEAGMAVVLRSETGAQLAEGVISTVLPTIDETSRMATARMVVDNSDRRMRPGQFATAEIATGADESRLQVPSAAIVEVAGRTSLFVPTDDGFAPRTVEPGTESGNQTVILSGLDEGEFYVSEGAFTLKAHLERDSFGDDDD